From a single Parambassis ranga chromosome 2, fParRan2.1, whole genome shotgun sequence genomic region:
- the LOC114432285 gene encoding ras-related and estrogen-regulated growth inhibitor codes for MVPVKILILGAQNTGKTALCVRFITKRFIGEYDHKKEVTYRCSRTVDQEAVDLEILDITCKESSAASLESSIRWADGFLLLYSITQRLTFMEVPRLKTLIDQTKQSLVVPAVLVANKADLEIGREVTTEEGERLAKELRCGFRELSVAEAVLSVEAAVFQLIRLVLDQQRPLPDRRSYMLTVRHALTRKLTRSKTMQW; via the exons ATGGTTCCAGTTAAAATTCTCATTCTGGGAGCTCAGAACACTGGAAAAACAG cactgtgtgtccGTTTCATAACCAAGCGCTTTATCGGTGAATACGACCATAAAAAGG aggtgaCATACAGATGCAGCAGAACAGTGGACCAGGAAGCTGTAGATCTGGAGATTTTGGACATAACTTGTAAG gagagctctgctgcttctctggAGTCCTCCATCCGCTGGGCCGatggcttcctgctgctgtACTCCATCACACAACGCCTCACCTTCATGGAGGTCCCACGACTGAAGACGCTCATCGACCAAACCAAACAGAGTCTGG ttgttCCTGCAGTACTGGTAGCCAATAAAGCAGACCTGGAAATCGGCAGGGAAGTCACAacagaagaaggagagagactTGCCAAAGAGTTAAG gtgtggttTCAGAGAGCTGTCTGTAGCTGAGGCGGTGTTATCAGTGGAAGCAGcagtttttcagctcattag GCTGGTGTTGgatcagcagcgccccctgcctGACCGCCGCTCCTACATGTTGACAGTTCGCCACGCTCTGACCAGGAAGCTGACCCGGTCCAAGACCATGCAGTGGTGA
- the ndufs1 gene encoding NADH-ubiquinone oxidoreductase 75 kDa subunit, mitochondrial, which produces MLRLPTVGRALAGAAKGSLASSNPVRTPVRAASNMVEVFVDGKPVEVEPGTTVLQACEKAGIQIPRFCYHERLSVAGNCRMCLVEIERAPKPVAACAMPVMKGWNILTNSEKTRKAREGVMEFLLANHPLDCPICDQGGECDLQDQSMQFGSDRSRFTEGKRAVEDKNIGPLIKTIMTRCIQCTRCVRFASEIAGVEDLGTTGRGNNLQIGTYVEKMFMSELSGNVIDVCPVGALTSKPYAFTARPWETRKTESIDVLDAVGSNIVVSTRGGEVMRVMPRLNEDVNEEWISDKTRFAYDGLKRQRLTQPMVKDVAGQLTVTSWEDALTRVAGALQSVQGSEVAAIAGGMADAESLIALKDLLNRVNSENLCTEELFPMAGAGTDLRSNYLLNSRIAGIEECDLLLLVGTNPRYEAPLFNARIRKSWLHNELSVALVGSNVDLSYSYEHLGEETAVLKELANGTHPFFQVLSDAKRPVVVVGSSALQREDGAAILSAVSTIAQNARASSGVEEGWKVLNVLHRVASQVAALDLGYKAGVDAIRKNPPKVLFLLGADAGCITRADLPKETLVVYQGHHGDVGAPMADIILPGAAYTEKNATYVNTEGRSQHTRVAVTAPGMAREDWKIIRALSELAGVALPYDSLDEVRSRLAEVSPNLVRYDDIEEANYFKQANELSKTVPQDLIAAPLVPPQLTVKDFYMTDSISRASQTMAKCVKAVTEGAAAIDEPSVC; this is translated from the exons ATGTTGCGACTGCCGACCGTCGGCCGAGCTCTTGCTGGAGCCGCCAAGGGCAGCTTGGCTTCTTCCAACCCTG TGCGTACTCCAGTGCGGGCTGCTAGTAACATGGTGGAAGTGTTTGTGGATGGGAAGCCAGTGGAGGTGGAGCCTGGGACCACTGTGTTGCAG gCATGTGAGAAGGCAGGAATTCAGATCCCCAGATTCTGTTACCACGAGCGATTGTCTGTAGCGGGAAACTGCCGCATGTGTTTGGTGGAGATTGAGAGAGCTCCAAAG CCGGTTGCAGCCTGTGCTATGCCCGTCATGAAGGGTTGGAACATCCTCACCAACTCAGAGAAGACACGGAAAGCCAG AGAGGGAGTGATGGAGTTCCTTCTGGCCAACCATCCACTGGACTGCCCTATTTGTGATCAGGGAGGCGAGTGTGACCTGCAG GATCAGTCCATGCAGTTCGGTTCAGACCGCAGTCGTTtcacagagggaaagagagcaGTTGAGGACAAAAACATTGGGCCTCTCATCAAAACAATCATGACCCGCTGTATTCAGTGCACGCGCTGCGTCCG TTTTGCCAGTGAGATTGCTGGAGTCGAAGACCTGGGTACAACTGGAAGAGGAAACAACCTCCAAATTGGGACCTACGTGGAGAAGATGTTCATGTCAGAGCTGTCGGGGAACGTAATTGACGTCTGTCCTGTTGGAGCTCTCACCTCCAAACCCTACGCTTTCACTGCTCGGCCATGGGAAACCAG AAAAACTGAATCGATCGACGTGTTGGATGCTGTGGGCAGCAATATTGTGGTGAGCACAAGAGGAGGGGAGGTGATGAGGGTGATGCCCAGGCTGAACGAAGACGTCAATGAAGAGTGGATCTCTGATAAAACCAGGTTTGCATATGATGGACTGAAGAGGCAGAGATTGACCCAACCAATGGTTAAAGACGTTGCAGGTCAGCTGACTGTGACCAGCTGGGAGGACGCTCTCACTCGTGTTGCCGGAGCA ctgcagagcGTGCAGGGCAGCGAGGTAGCAGCAATAGCAGGTGGGATGGCAGATGCTGAGTCTCTCATCGCCCTCAAGGATCTCCTCAACAGGGTTAACTCAGAGAACCTGTGCACAGAGGAGCTCTTCCCGATGGCAGGAGCAGG CACTGACCTGCGCTCCAACTACCTGCTGAACTCCCGCATCGCCGGCATTGAGGAGtgcgacctgctgctgcttgtagGGACAAACCCACGCTATGAAGCCCCTCTTTTCAATGCCAGAATCCGCAAGAG ctGGCTGCATAATGAGTTGAGTGTTGCCCTGGTGGGTAGCAATGTTGACCTCAGTTACTCATACGAACATCTGGGAGAGGAGACTGCAGTGCTGAAGGAGCTGGCTAATGGCACACACCCCTTCTTCCAG GTACTTTCCGATGCCAAGCGTCCAGTGGTGGTTGTGGGCAGCAGCGCTTTGCAAAGAGAAGATGGGGCTGCCATCTTGAGTGCCGTCTCCACCATTGCTCAGAATGCCAGAGCCAGCAGCGGTGTGGAGGAGGGGTGGAAAGTCCTGAATGTCCTGCACAG agtcGCCAGCCAGGTGGCAGCCTTGGATCTGGGCTACAAGGCTGGTGTGGATGCCATCAGAAAGAATCCACCCAAAGTCCTGTTCCTGCTGGGAGCTGATGCTGGCTGCATCACAAGAGCTGACCTGCCTAAAGAAACCCTTGTTGTCTACCAGg GTCATCACGGTGATGTAGGAGCACCAATGGCAGACATCATCCTTCCTGGAGCTGCATACACAGAGAAGAATGCCACCTATGTGAACACAGAGGGCCGCAGCCAGCACACCAGGGTGGCTGTGACTGCACCCGGAATGGCCAGAGAGGACTGGAAGATAATCAGAGCTCTATCTGAA ctggcGGGTGTAGCTCTGCCCTATGACTCTCTGGATGAGGTGCGATCCAGGCTAGCCGAGGTCTCTCCCAACCTGGTCCGTTATGACGACATAGAGGAGGCAAACTACTTCAAACAGGCCAATGAACTCTCTAAG ACTGTTCCCCAGGATCTCATAGCAGCTCCTCTCGTGCCGCCTCAACTCACAGTGAAGGACTTCTACATGACAG ACTCTATCAGCAGAGCTTCTCAAACGATGGCCAAGTGTGTCAAAGCCGTCACAGAAGGAGCCGCCGCCATCGACGAGCCATCTGTTTGCTGA